Within Diospyros lotus cultivar Yz01 chromosome 15, ASM1463336v1, whole genome shotgun sequence, the genomic segment AGCTCGATGCAGCAATTCGTCTTAAATTTCAACAATTTGTGGATGGTTACACCGTTTTGATGCGTGTTATTGGGTGCAGAGATGGTGGAAGCGATGAAGAAGCTGGCGAATCTGGACGTGGACTTGACGGTGGAGGAGAGGAACTTGCTTTCAGTTGGGTACAAGAACGTGATTGGCGCTCGGAGAGCGTCGTGGAGGATCTTGTCGTCGCTTGAGCACAAGGAGGAAGCCAAAGGCAACGAAGCCAACGCCAAGCGGATCAAGGAATACAGGCACAAGGTGGAATCGGAGCTCTCCGGCATTTGCAGTGATATCATGGCTGTGTTGGATGAACATCTGATTCCTTCTTCTTGTGCTGGAGAGTCCTCTGTTTTCTACTACAAAATGTGCGTGATTAAGGATTTACATTTGTTTtacttattattgtttttttaagTTGAGATGTTGCGACTTCTGGAGGATTTTCTTTATTAAGAAAAAGTTTGGGGCTGTGGTTGTAGGAAAGGGGACTATTATCGATATCTTGCTGAGTTCAAGACTGCTAATGAGAAGAAAGAGGCTGCTGACCACTCACTTAAGGCATACGAGGTATATAAGTCTGTCAGTCTCTGTTTATTTGTCATTGTTTTCCGTTAAATAGCATTCTGGTGGGCAATGCTCATAGGCATATATTTAGAAGTATCCAGTTTACGGCTGTATTCCTCCTTAAGGCCTTTTACAACAATGCTTATGTTTATAAGGTTAGACATGTTGGAATTGGGAAGTTGTGTTAAATTGTGAGATGTGCTGGTATGAGACTGTTATGATCTTTTCCTGGACATAAACTTGTGAAGGGTGCCCTTTGTAAACAGTGGATTTTCAATTTCACTTGTAAAATAAGTTGAATTTACAGCCTGTGAAAGAACATTGGTTGAACTAGTGTTTATAAGAGGCGCTATTTCGACCAGCTCCTATCGTCAAGGAGCGCTACAAAATTGCCACTGGACGAGTTTCCAACATGACAGATGCTGTGGCAGCTAGAGtcatattttcataaatagttttttttcaggtagtatttttaattttttttgaaaatagtatttaaaaaaatcccCTTTTGTGTATCTGCCACTAGTTTGACCTTTTATGCATAGATTGCACAGGGATATATGAGCCATAAATTTGTTTAGATGGGGGTGAACTAGTCcacatatttatattaaaaaatattaatgaaagcttatagaataaaatttaaaatttaagtcatcagttctttttactatttgactcgtcagtttttttttttttttttttttggggggggggggggggggtggtgggCGCGAGTAAGGCGTCTAGAAAAGTTTATGACTATTCcctcatttaaaataatttctatgttCAATACATTTTTCACACCATTTTGGAAGAAAATTGTGTACAAATGAAGGAGGCATAAAAAGAATATGTTATATATGATGCTTCTTCAAACTTAAATATCCataataatttacaaaattactaaattttatgttattatagatatattttttaagttagaatagtaattaatatttttttagtaggGGATAGAAGGGGTAACGGATTGGGAGAAGAGGAGCAGGAGGGAAGCTGGTGAGGTCATTGTCCTCCCTCGGTAATCCATCAATGTTCAATGTTCTTCTCATGTATCCAAACTGTCTTTATCGTGACTTATGCCTATTATTTTCAATAGGTGTCACTCCAACCTTTCTCGTTTCTTAAGTTTTTGATTaaaaggagaaaaggaaaagaataattaTAGTTCCTATGCAttgtgggtgtgtgtgtgtctgtgagagagagagttgaagaAGAGTTATTGGAGAGTAGAGTACGCTAGTAAGGAAAGATGGAGTTGTTTGACTTCCATCTATTTCTCTTTCAGTTCCTCGGCTCTGTAGTCTTTGTTGTATTATAAACAGGAATTTTGGCCTCAAAGGTAAAATCATATAAGgaagtaaaataatatattttataaccTTTGGTTTATTAATTAGATAATAGGGCTTCCAGATTCTGATAAGATCCTAGACTGATGCAAGGATTTTCCACACAATCAGGGCCAATTTTGACAAACTGAATCATAAGATCCAGATTCAGATACTAACAACTTTGTTTGTATCTTAACTGTGCTTTGCTGTTTTGTACCTGCTTAATATTTCTAATAGATTCACCTCTTTTAAATGCTTTACATAACAATGACAGCTGGCCAATTAACTTGTTGATATTTGTAAACTGTTTCAGATGGCCTCTACTACTGCAAACACTGATTTACCTCCCACTCATCCTATTCGACTGGGTCTGGCCTTGAATTTCTCTGTATTCTATTACGAAATTATGAACTCACCTGAAAGGTATTCTTTAATGGTGTCTGCTTAGCACCCATAATGTTTGTTTTGTGAAAGATGCATCCTTGGGAACCTTACTGTTGTAATTTCATGTTAGGGCCTGCCATCTGGCAAAGCAAGCTTTTGATGAAGCTATTTCTGAGCTGGACAGCCTAAGTGAGGAATCCTACAAAGATAGCACTTTAATTATGCAGTTATTAAGAGACAACCTCACTTTGTGGACTTCTGACATCCCTGAAGATGGAGgtattatgtataaattatgGTCGATATAATATGACTCATACCATTATCCGgccttatttttatttctgtgCAGCATGCATTACTTACTGTTGATTTGATCTTTCATCTTTGGTGGCTTTTCATGTACAATTTCAAAGCTAATCTGAGTTCTACTTTTGGACGGGTTTAGCATGCTGTTCCCACTTGATGCTTGCTTGTAACAGATGCATGTCAGTACTTCATTGGTGCTAGAATAAAAAAGTTTATAGGTCTTTTCTtatgtagaaaataaaattaattgacaaattaGAACCCACTCCTGCAATCTGTCTCCAGAAGGGAGGCGTTAAACTTCCAGTTCTTAATATATTCTCCTTTGTCTGTCATTTTCCCTGTTAAACAGAGCATTATAATCACAGCCCAATGCTGCATCTATACTATGGAGCCAATATCGAGGGTATTATTTGGATCCATGaactcaaaaaattaatttttcttttagcatTTTTGGGTGAGGGCCTGTGATATTACAAGTGGTATGCGGATATGAGATTTGTGACTTGGCAAGAATGACAGGCTTTTAAGAGGGGGATTTTGTCATGACTCAATCTCATATTAATAGTTTCTTAGAGAGGTCTGTCTTGACCATACAACCTATTTTTAGAAGTTCAAAGTTATAACTGGAGTCAGTTCTTTTGGGTGTGACTCCATGGTTTTCAAATTCCTGTAACACAAatctcatattttataaatctaACCAAGCtcaatcttaaaaataatttttcttggcCCATATCTTGCATAATAGTGATTCTAGGGGTTGACTCTCATACCACCACGGTCCT encodes:
- the LOC127792000 gene encoding 14-3-3-like protein B, yielding MASPKDRDNFVYIAKLAEQAERYEEMVEAMKKLANLDVDLTVEERNLLSVGYKNVIGARRASWRILSSLEHKEEAKGNEANAKRIKEYRHKVESELSGICSDIMAVLDEHLIPSSCAGESSVFYYKMKGDYYRYLAEFKTANEKKEAADHSLKAYEMASTTANTDLPPTHPIRLGLALNFSVFYYEIMNSPERACHLAKQAFDEAISELDSLSEESYKDSTLIMQLLRDNLTLWTSDIPEDGDDNKMEASAKAGGNDNE